Proteins encoded together in one Deinococcus sp. Marseille-Q6407 window:
- a CDS encoding LptF/LptG family permease — MSRLTRYILLDVLKWYVMGFLLFVVLQMTDVISQTAGVFLNYHASPQQALSTLLYNLPTLLNRSLVLAVPFAVLLSFGRMQGDSEIKAMYASGVRPLSLVWPLALPFLVVGALTFWNSGWVAPWANARWYDAWYDIYGMTPQPPTKEMYAYSEGETLFYAGRVSSSEQAQQALLNGVMVQRGNEVITADSGVWNTAAQTWTLTDPWVTRPGGVPQQTSGPLTLAEKDTLAPPRPEADQLSSAQLRADLTDPELQGAERRTLEHQLASRTADSFTAVIFALAAGLLGLLMPNRAWAFAAVLLVIVVYYVPWTLGPQLAAGGALSPALVAWLPNLIFIVLAAALAWRLR; from the coding sequence ATGTCCAGATTGACCCGTTACATCCTGCTTGACGTGTTGAAGTGGTATGTGATGGGTTTTCTGCTGTTCGTGGTGCTGCAGATGACCGACGTGATCAGCCAGACGGCGGGCGTGTTCCTGAACTACCACGCCTCGCCGCAGCAGGCACTGTCGACGCTGCTGTATAACCTGCCTACTTTGCTCAACCGCTCGCTGGTGCTGGCGGTGCCGTTCGCGGTGCTGCTTTCGTTCGGGCGGATGCAGGGCGACAGCGAAATCAAGGCGATGTACGCTTCGGGCGTGCGGCCTCTTTCGCTGGTCTGGCCGCTGGCTTTGCCTTTCCTGGTGGTCGGGGCGCTGACTTTCTGGAACTCCGGCTGGGTGGCGCCCTGGGCCAATGCCCGCTGGTACGACGCCTGGTACGATATCTACGGCATGACTCCGCAGCCGCCCACCAAGGAAATGTACGCTTACTCGGAAGGGGAGACGCTGTTTTACGCCGGGCGAGTGTCTAGCAGCGAGCAAGCACAGCAAGCCCTGCTGAACGGCGTGATGGTGCAGCGCGGCAATGAGGTGATCACGGCTGACAGTGGTGTGTGGAACACCGCTGCCCAGACCTGGACCCTGACCGATCCGTGGGTGACTCGGCCCGGTGGCGTGCCGCAGCAGACCAGCGGGCCGCTGACGTTGGCAGAAAAGGACACCCTGGCCCCGCCCCGCCCCGAGGCCGACCAGCTGAGCAGCGCCCAGCTGCGCGCCGACCTGACCGACCCTGAGCTGCAAGGGGCCGAGCGCCGCACGCTGGAGCACCAGCTGGCCAGCCGCACCGCCGATTCCTTTACCGCTGTGATTTTTGCGCTGGCGGCCGGGCTGCTGGGCCTGCTGATGCCGAACCGCGCCTGGGCTTTTGCGGCGGTGCTGCTGGTGATCGTGGTGTATTACGTGCCCTGGACACTGGGGCCGCAGCTGGCAGCGGGTGGAGCGCTGTCTCCGGCGCTGGTGGCCTGGCTGCCCAACCTGATTTTTATCGTGCTGGCAGCGGCGCTGGCCTGGAGGCTGCGGTGA
- the gatC gene encoding Asp-tRNA(Asn)/Glu-tRNA(Gln) amidotransferase subunit GatC, with the protein MTAPDPTAPAAQPAQADRLSSEQLQHLAFLARLELKPQEEEAIKEELNDLLGYFQQLQAVDTGGVEPLQRPLPLSGELRADEPGMTLSQAEVLALAPASEQGFVRLPRTLDTE; encoded by the coding sequence ATGACCGCGCCTGACCCGACCGCCCCCGCTGCCCAGCCGGCCCAGGCCGACCGCCTCAGCAGCGAGCAGCTCCAGCATCTGGCCTTTCTGGCCCGGCTGGAACTGAAACCCCAGGAAGAAGAAGCCATCAAAGAAGAGCTGAACGACCTGCTGGGCTACTTTCAGCAACTCCAGGCGGTAGACACTGGGGGCGTGGAGCCGCTACAGCGGCCGCTGCCCCTGTCCGGCGAGCTGCGTGCCGATGAACCCGGCATGACCCTGTCACAGGCTGAAGTGCTGGCCCTGGCCCCGGCCAGCGAGCAGGGCTTTGTGCGGCTGCCGCGCACCCTCGACACCGAGTAA
- the rpmA gene encoding 50S ribosomal protein L27, giving the protein MAHKKGVGSSKNGRDSNPKYLGVKKFGGEKVLAGNILVRQRGTKFKAGPNVGMGRDHTLFALVDGQVVFNDRGQKGRFISVE; this is encoded by the coding sequence ATGGCACACAAAAAAGGCGTAGGTTCGTCCAAGAACGGACGCGACAGCAACCCCAAGTACCTGGGCGTGAAGAAGTTCGGCGGCGAAAAGGTGCTGGCCGGCAACATCCTGGTCCGCCAGCGCGGCACCAAGTTCAAGGCCGGCCCCAACGTGGGTATGGGCCGCGACCACACCCTGTTCGCCCTGGTGGACGGGCAGGTCGTGTTCAACGACCGTGGCCAGAAGGGCCGCTTCATCAGCGTCGAGTAA
- the rplU gene encoding 50S ribosomal protein L21 produces the protein MFAIIKSGGKQYRVSEGDVIRVESLQGEAGDKMDFTPVLVGGEQTAYGDDAGRYTVNAEVVEHGRGEKIYVRKYKSGVQFRRRTGHRQSYTAIRITGITA, from the coding sequence ATGTTTGCAATTATCAAGAGCGGTGGAAAACAGTACCGCGTATCTGAAGGCGACGTAATCCGCGTGGAGAGCCTGCAGGGCGAAGCCGGCGACAAGATGGACTTTACTCCGGTGCTGGTGGGCGGCGAACAGACCGCCTACGGCGACGACGCCGGCCGCTACACCGTGAACGCCGAAGTAGTGGAGCACGGCCGCGGCGAAAAGATCTACGTGCGCAAGTACAAGAGCGGCGTGCAGTTCCGCCGCCGCACCGGCCACCGCCAGAGCTACACCGCGATCCGGATCACCGGCATCACGGCCTAA
- a CDS encoding DinB family protein, translating to MTAPQPLQDPAVLRHFGQTPTQVQAALSAQLDAFEAELRTREHDWTTVQPGREWSPAQEAEHVVKINSGITRLLGLLLSDRELRPTPQTPGVLNVLKDGKRQAPPESLPSAAGLPWQSWEEVWSGHRAALETVAAGIHETPGRTAWHPFFGELDALDWLRMVAAHLHSHRELLERSAAARQD from the coding sequence ATGACTGCACCCCAACCCCTACAAGATCCTGCCGTGCTGCGCCACTTCGGCCAGACTCCCACACAAGTCCAGGCTGCCCTGAGTGCCCAGCTGGACGCCTTCGAGGCCGAGCTGCGTACCCGCGAACACGACTGGACCACGGTGCAGCCGGGCCGCGAGTGGTCGCCGGCGCAGGAAGCCGAACACGTTGTGAAAATCAACAGCGGCATCACCCGCCTGTTGGGTCTGCTGCTCTCGGACCGCGAGCTGCGCCCGACGCCGCAGACACCCGGCGTGCTGAACGTGCTGAAAGACGGTAAGCGGCAGGCCCCGCCCGAAAGCCTGCCGAGCGCCGCTGGTCTGCCCTGGCAGAGCTGGGAAGAAGTCTGGAGCGGGCACCGCGCCGCGCTGGAAACGGTGGCCGCCGGCATCCATGAAACGCCGGGGCGCACGGCCTGGCACCCCTTTTTCGGTGAGTTGGACGCCCTCGACTGGCTGCGAATGGTGGCCGCGCACCTGCACAGCCACCGCGAACTGCTGGAACGGAGCGCCGCGGCCCGGCAGGACTGA
- the serS gene encoding serine--tRNA ligase, with the protein MQDIRFIRENPDVIRKAIADKFLELDLDEVLAADRAVLDVRQQVEALQAERNANAKLVPKASAEDRPALIQKGKDLGQQLSDLEPKLREQEEALRGLLLRVPNIPHPSAPVGPSDEENAELRREGQLPAFDFQPLDHVDLLELQGWADPERVARVSGSRSYLLKGEAARLEMAILTFALDFLAERGLEMLSTSALVRPETLVATGHFPGGEDQVYRLEGEDLLLAGTSEVPLNSLYAGEILAGSDLPLAYAGFSAAFRSEAGSAGRDVRGLIRVHEFRKVEQYVICRPEDGPAWFDKLLANAEGILQALELPYRVVQNSTGDMGLGKHLMMDIETWVPSEEKYRETHSCSYLTDWQARRTGLRFKGEGGKPQFAHTLNNTGIASPRILVPFLENHQQADGTVRIPAALQPYMGGRAVIGKPRR; encoded by the coding sequence ATGCAAGACATCCGTTTTATCCGCGAGAACCCTGACGTTATCCGCAAAGCGATTGCCGACAAGTTCCTCGAGCTCGATCTGGACGAGGTGCTGGCGGCCGACCGCGCCGTGCTGGACGTACGCCAGCAGGTCGAAGCGCTGCAGGCCGAGCGCAACGCCAACGCCAAGCTGGTCCCGAAAGCCAGCGCCGAGGACCGCCCGGCCCTGATTCAGAAGGGTAAGGACCTGGGCCAGCAGCTCAGCGACCTGGAACCGAAGCTGCGCGAACAGGAAGAGGCGCTGCGCGGCCTGCTGCTGCGGGTGCCCAACATTCCCCACCCCTCGGCGCCGGTGGGCCCCAGCGACGAGGAAAACGCAGAACTGCGCCGCGAAGGCCAGCTGCCGGCCTTCGACTTTCAGCCGCTGGACCATGTGGACCTGCTGGAGCTGCAGGGCTGGGCCGATCCCGAGCGGGTGGCCCGGGTGTCGGGCAGCCGCTCGTACCTGCTCAAGGGTGAAGCGGCACGGCTGGAGATGGCGATTCTGACTTTCGCGCTGGACTTTCTGGCCGAGCGCGGCCTGGAGATGCTCAGCACCTCGGCGCTGGTGCGCCCGGAAACCCTGGTCGCCACCGGACATTTTCCGGGCGGCGAGGATCAGGTCTACCGCCTTGAAGGCGAGGACCTGCTGCTGGCCGGCACCAGCGAAGTGCCGCTCAACTCGCTGTACGCCGGCGAAATCCTGGCGGGAAGCGACCTGCCGCTGGCTTACGCCGGTTTCAGCGCCGCCTTCCGCTCCGAAGCCGGCAGCGCCGGGCGCGACGTGCGCGGATTGATCCGGGTCCACGAGTTCCGTAAGGTGGAGCAGTACGTGATCTGCCGGCCTGAAGACGGCCCGGCCTGGTTCGACAAACTGCTGGCCAACGCCGAAGGTATTCTTCAGGCGCTGGAGCTGCCCTACCGGGTGGTGCAGAATTCCACCGGCGACATGGGCCTGGGCAAGCACCTGATGATGGACATCGAAACCTGGGTGCCCAGCGAGGAAAAATACCGCGAAACCCACTCCTGCTCGTACCTGACCGACTGGCAGGCCCGCCGCACCGGCCTGCGCTTCAAGGGTGAAGGTGGCAAGCCTCAGTTCGCGCATACCCTCAACAACACCGGCATCGCCAGCCCGCGTATTCTGGTGCCTTTCCTGGAAAACCACCAGCAGGCCGACGGCACGGTGAGGATTCCGGCGGCGCTGCAGCCTTATATGGGTGGCCGCGCGGTGATCGGCAAGCCCCGGCGCTGA
- a CDS encoding DsbA family protein, translating to MTKLQGNKSNNTALILGTLIAAALIALALFAGRGKNDAKAQADTASGAAVKAQFDLSNKPVVGEASAPVEMIVVEDFKCPACKQFEGSIFLKVENDYVRSGKVKVYSVTWPFLAEIAKLPEDDSKYAAQAGECAFEHGGNDAFRQYKTILFRAQEDENKVWATKERLKELAANVPAIDQAKFGECLDSDATAARVDANEAEVKASGVNGTPSVFINGDKVENPGDYAQLQQAIDAALAKK from the coding sequence ATGACCAAACTGCAGGGAAACAAGAGCAACAATACGGCGCTGATCCTCGGCACCCTGATCGCTGCCGCTTTGATCGCGCTGGCGCTGTTCGCCGGACGCGGCAAGAACGACGCCAAAGCCCAGGCCGATACGGCCAGCGGCGCAGCTGTCAAGGCCCAGTTCGACCTGAGCAACAAGCCGGTGGTCGGTGAAGCGTCGGCGCCGGTCGAGATGATCGTGGTGGAGGACTTCAAATGCCCGGCCTGCAAGCAGTTTGAAGGCAGCATTTTCCTCAAGGTGGAAAACGATTATGTCCGCTCGGGCAAGGTAAAAGTGTACTCGGTAACCTGGCCCTTCCTAGCCGAGATAGCCAAGCTGCCCGAGGACGATTCCAAGTACGCCGCGCAGGCGGGCGAGTGCGCCTTTGAGCACGGCGGCAACGACGCTTTCCGGCAGTACAAGACCATCCTGTTCCGCGCGCAGGAAGACGAGAACAAGGTCTGGGCCACCAAGGAACGCCTCAAGGAGCTGGCCGCCAACGTGCCGGCGATTGACCAGGCCAAGTTCGGCGAGTGCCTGGACAGCGACGCCACCGCCGCCCGGGTGGACGCCAACGAGGCCGAGGTCAAGGCCAGCGGCGTGAATGGGACCCCCAGCGTCTTTATCAACGGCGACAAGGTCGAGAATCCCGGCGACTACGCGCAGCTGCAGCAGGCGATTGACGCCGCGCTGGCGAAGAAATAA
- a CDS encoding disulfide bond formation protein B, which produces MNRSTRLYLAWVVALAAALGSLYLSEVLGYRPCKLCWYQRTAMYPLALTLGIAAFRDDLRFRVYAVPLALAGIVTALLQNAEVWGWIGQLKACSIDAGQEPCTTIWPLWSQLFGEGASALNSILTIPVLSMTAFGLILLLLAWPAQRREELGRGQLGQEAAGAPYTEPHDRA; this is translated from the coding sequence ATGAACCGTTCGACCCGCCTGTATCTGGCCTGGGTGGTGGCGCTGGCCGCTGCGCTGGGCAGCCTGTACCTTAGCGAGGTGCTGGGCTACCGGCCCTGCAAGCTGTGCTGGTACCAGCGCACCGCCATGTATCCCCTGGCGCTGACACTGGGCATCGCCGCTTTCCGGGACGACCTCAGGTTCCGGGTGTATGCCGTTCCGCTGGCGCTGGCCGGCATCGTGACGGCCCTGCTGCAGAACGCCGAAGTCTGGGGCTGGATCGGGCAGCTCAAGGCCTGCTCCATAGACGCCGGGCAGGAGCCCTGCACCACCATCTGGCCGCTGTGGTCGCAGCTGTTTGGGGAGGGAGCCTCGGCGCTGAATTCCATTCTGACCATTCCGGTGCTGAGCATGACCGCCTTCGGGCTGATTCTGCTGCTGCTGGCCTGGCCGGCGCAGCGGCGGGAAGAGCTGGGGCGGGGGCAGCTGGGTCAGGAAGCTGCCGGGGCCCCCTATACTGAGCCGCATGACCGCGCCTGA
- a CDS encoding LptF/LptG family permease: MKRFETYILSEILPLLVAALSALIVLLMLKGLEDVLAPLLAKGASPALVAQLLALNVPEAMAFGLPLALMFAALLALSRLSGDSEIKAALSGGIPGTTLFRPVLLLAGLVTLLSFGINEALVTRAKVQAQSVQRQIILDNPRVIGLAQTASGGLVLRDALNRAISVGSVGEDGTLHNLRIVTMQPGLPPREVITASEGTLAAGSNVLELRGGQRVSYQGARPVTVLTFKSGHLPVQDVQASFDGGKGLDPFYLPLATLKQRTDSYRESSIHSPADFTALYRKFAQPLSALALAFFAVSLALYTFRSGLNLGLVWALLLSFAYYATWSVFRVMGENGALPAPVAAFGPDVVALLAGALLLWRASRQ, encoded by the coding sequence ATGAAACGGTTCGAGACCTATATCCTCTCTGAGATCCTGCCGCTGCTGGTGGCGGCCCTGAGCGCCCTGATCGTGCTGCTGATGCTCAAGGGCCTGGAAGATGTCTTGGCCCCGCTGCTGGCCAAGGGCGCCAGCCCCGCGCTGGTGGCGCAGCTGCTGGCGCTGAATGTGCCCGAGGCGATGGCTTTTGGGCTGCCGCTGGCGCTGATGTTCGCCGCGCTGCTGGCCCTCTCGCGCCTGAGCGGCGACAGCGAGATCAAGGCGGCCCTGTCGGGCGGGATTCCCGGCACCACGCTGTTCCGCCCGGTGCTGCTGCTGGCCGGGCTGGTCACGCTGCTGTCGTTCGGCATCAACGAGGCGCTGGTCACCCGCGCCAAGGTGCAGGCCCAGAGCGTGCAGCGCCAGATTATTTTGGACAACCCCCGGGTGATTGGGCTGGCGCAGACGGCCAGCGGCGGCCTGGTGCTGCGTGACGCCCTGAACCGCGCCATCAGCGTGGGGAGCGTGGGCGAGGACGGCACCCTGCACAACCTGCGCATCGTGACCATGCAGCCGGGGCTGCCCCCCCGCGAGGTGATCACGGCCAGTGAAGGCACCCTGGCGGCGGGCAGCAACGTGCTGGAACTGCGCGGCGGTCAGCGGGTGTCGTATCAGGGCGCGCGTCCGGTCACGGTGCTGACCTTCAAGTCCGGGCATCTGCCGGTGCAGGACGTGCAGGCCAGCTTTGACGGCGGCAAGGGTCTGGACCCTTTTTACCTGCCGCTGGCGACCCTCAAGCAGCGCACCGACTCGTACCGGGAAAGCAGTATTCACTCACCGGCCGACTTCACGGCGCTGTACCGCAAGTTCGCTCAGCCGCTTTCGGCGCTGGCGCTGGCCTTTTTCGCGGTTAGCTTGGCGCTGTATACCTTCCGCTCGGGGCTGAACCTGGGGCTGGTCTGGGCACTGCTGCTGAGCTTTGCCTACTACGCCACCTGGAGCGTGTTCCGGGTGATGGGTGAAAATGGCGCTCTGCCTGCGCCGGTGGCCGCTTTTGGGCCGGACGTGGTGGCCCTGCTGGCCGGCGCGCTGCTGCTGTGGCGGGCCAGCCGCCAGTAA
- the obgE gene encoding GTPase ObgE produces the protein MAFRDTLEIEVAAGNGGDGAMSFHRAKYLEKGGPDGGHGGHGGSVILRAVEGVESLERMVGRRKFKAENGRYGEGRLRQGRDGEDLFIEVPVGTTAFDRDSGRVVADLTEAGQEKVVARGGAGGRGNSTFVSATRQAPRFAELGIPGQKRRLRLELRLIADVGLVGYPNAGKSSLLAALSNARPGIADYPFTTLSPNLGVVERPGTDERFTLADIPGIIEGASEGKGLGLEFLRHISRTRLLVYVLDVTVNPVEELRQLQAELRSYDPQLLESPALIALNKVELVEEDLALMVEDDLAAEFGLAVLPVSAREGQGLDDLRGTIFDLLPSRELWAETHALDEEDDTVREEPLRIEFHEEEAGEGEENERIWTVHGGGFEDKLVRFARHLEDAAEYLANLFKRQGLNNALKRAGAREGDTVEIGTFRFEYYEDEN, from the coding sequence ATGGCTTTTAGAGACACCCTGGAAATCGAAGTGGCGGCGGGAAACGGTGGCGACGGTGCCATGAGCTTTCACCGGGCCAAATATCTGGAAAAAGGTGGCCCCGACGGCGGGCATGGTGGGCATGGCGGCAGCGTGATTCTGCGGGCCGTGGAAGGCGTGGAGTCGCTGGAGCGGATGGTGGGCCGGCGCAAGTTCAAGGCCGAAAACGGCCGCTACGGCGAAGGCCGGCTACGCCAGGGCCGCGACGGCGAGGACCTCTTTATCGAGGTGCCGGTGGGCACCACCGCCTTTGACCGTGACAGTGGCCGGGTGGTTGCCGACCTGACCGAAGCCGGCCAGGAAAAAGTGGTGGCGCGGGGCGGCGCCGGCGGGCGCGGCAACTCCACCTTTGTCAGCGCCACCCGGCAGGCCCCCCGCTTTGCCGAGCTGGGCATTCCCGGCCAGAAGCGCCGGCTGCGGCTGGAACTGCGCCTGATTGCCGACGTGGGCCTGGTGGGCTACCCCAATGCGGGCAAAAGCAGCCTGCTGGCCGCGCTGAGCAACGCCCGGCCCGGCATTGCCGATTACCCGTTCACCACCCTCAGCCCCAACCTGGGCGTGGTGGAGCGGCCCGGCACGGACGAACGCTTTACCCTGGCCGACATCCCCGGCATCATCGAAGGGGCCAGCGAGGGCAAGGGCCTGGGCCTGGAATTTCTGCGCCACATCAGCCGCACCCGGCTGCTGGTGTACGTGCTGGACGTGACCGTGAACCCGGTTGAGGAACTGCGGCAGTTGCAGGCCGAGCTGCGTTCCTACGACCCGCAGCTGCTGGAATCCCCGGCGCTGATTGCGCTGAACAAGGTGGAACTGGTCGAAGAAGACCTGGCCCTGATGGTGGAAGACGACCTAGCGGCCGAGTTCGGCCTGGCGGTGCTGCCGGTCAGTGCCCGCGAGGGCCAGGGTCTGGACGACCTGCGTGGCACCATCTTCGACCTGCTGCCCAGCCGCGAGCTGTGGGCCGAGACGCACGCGCTGGACGAGGAAGACGATACGGTCCGCGAAGAACCGCTGCGCATCGAATTCCACGAGGAAGAAGCCGGCGAGGGCGAGGAGAACGAGCGCATCTGGACGGTGCATGGGGGCGGCTTCGAGGACAAACTGGTGCGCTTTGCCCGGCACCTGGAAGACGCCGCCGAGTACCTGGCCAACCTCTTCAAGCGCCAGGGCCTGAACAACGCCCTCAAGCGCGCCGGCGCCCGCGAAGGCGACACCGTAGAAATCGGTACCTTCCGCTTCGAGTATTACGAGGACGAGAACTGA
- a CDS encoding DUF4403 family protein yields MTSSDAAPPNAVPENALPPAPLPLSSLSLPVTVPLAGVREALNARIPREFARIDREQRVLGGRAGIRIYGVVARQGDIQVVPASEGGSGDALELEVPLQATFSVRPELPGSGAGWADRLSSSLTRDLSGAATVRLRLRPYLRSDWEAGAEVSGELRWTEPLSAELLPGTRLSVAALAESAVRSQLTRVTQEVAHAVSEAAGLRERAETVWTQLQQPWPLPLPAGNAEVDALGPAYAQAMPQTLGVAGLGLRGDALQLTLQAEGYLRAELGQPPRAPAGRALLPELRVTAQAGGPGELHLRAPVLLPFVALARLVTAAAQRELAELPLPGWAPRLQLEGLDVAGSPQEQRLDLTARLTLSGLGRPRRITAWVGGRPWLRPGGRVVTLENVQVQLDAELPGQRWLAPFLSERLSAALARIARFDLAPQLTALEQSAAAGLPATLRPGLSLRAEPGGFQLDDLRVTRQGLEITAAADAAALNLQVDAAALIDQLG; encoded by the coding sequence ATGACCTCCAGTGATGCCGCCCCACCGAACGCTGTGCCAGAAAATGCTCTGCCGCCGGCACCGCTGCCGCTGTCCAGTCTCAGCCTGCCGGTCACCGTACCGCTGGCCGGCGTGCGCGAGGCACTCAATGCCCGCATTCCGCGTGAATTTGCCCGTATAGACAGGGAGCAGCGGGTACTGGGCGGACGGGCTGGCATCCGGATCTACGGCGTGGTGGCCCGGCAGGGCGATATTCAGGTGGTGCCGGCCAGTGAGGGAGGCAGCGGCGATGCCTTGGAGCTGGAAGTGCCGCTGCAGGCCACTTTCTCGGTGCGCCCTGAACTGCCGGGCAGCGGCGCCGGCTGGGCCGACCGCCTGTCCAGTTCGCTGACCCGTGACCTCAGCGGGGCGGCCACGGTGCGGCTCCGGCTCCGGCCTTATCTGCGCTCCGACTGGGAAGCCGGCGCCGAGGTCAGCGGCGAACTGCGCTGGACCGAGCCTCTATCGGCTGAACTGCTGCCGGGAACCCGCCTGAGCGTGGCGGCGCTGGCCGAAAGTGCAGTGCGGTCACAGCTGACACGGGTCACGCAAGAGGTGGCCCACGCCGTGAGCGAGGCCGCCGGACTGCGTGAGCGGGCCGAGACGGTCTGGACGCAGCTGCAGCAGCCCTGGCCTTTGCCGTTGCCTGCCGGCAACGCGGAAGTGGATGCGCTGGGGCCTGCCTACGCACAGGCGATGCCGCAGACGCTGGGGGTGGCCGGGCTGGGGCTGCGCGGCGACGCCCTGCAGCTGACCCTGCAAGCCGAAGGCTACCTGCGCGCCGAACTGGGCCAGCCGCCGCGGGCACCGGCGGGCCGCGCACTGCTGCCGGAGCTGCGGGTGACAGCACAGGCCGGCGGTCCCGGCGAGCTGCACCTGCGGGCGCCGGTGCTGCTGCCGTTTGTGGCGCTGGCCCGGCTGGTCACTGCGGCGGCGCAGCGTGAGCTGGCGGAACTGCCGCTGCCCGGCTGGGCACCCCGCCTGCAGCTGGAAGGGCTGGACGTGGCCGGCTCGCCACAGGAGCAGCGCCTGGACCTGACGGCGCGGCTGACCCTGAGTGGTCTGGGCCGGCCGCGCCGCATCACTGCCTGGGTGGGCGGGCGGCCCTGGCTACGGCCCGGCGGCCGGGTCGTCACCCTGGAAAATGTGCAGGTGCAGCTGGACGCCGAGCTGCCCGGGCAGCGGTGGCTCGCCCCGTTCCTGTCGGAGCGCCTGAGTGCAGCCCTGGCCCGCATTGCCCGCTTCGACCTAGCGCCGCAGCTGACGGCGCTGGAACAGAGCGCCGCAGCGGGGCTGCCAGCCACCCTCCGGCCGGGGCTGAGCCTGCGCGCCGAGCCTGGCGGCTTTCAGCTGGACGACCTGCGGGTCACCCGGCAGGGCCTGGAAATCACAGCCGCCGCCGACGCTGCTGCGCTGAACCTGCAGGTGGACGCGGCCGCGCTGATAGACCAGCTGGGCTAG